GTGAATTGTGCAGCCTGAACGGAGATCGCATGGATCCTGTTGAGGTTATCAACAGACTGGAAGCCATCGCTTCAAAATACGCCATTGGGCGCGATGTGCATGTGGGGGACACCATCATTGGCATCAAAGGCCGCGTAGGTTTCGAAGCTGCTGCAGCGACCATCATCATCAAGGCGCATCATACCCTTGAAAAGCATACCTTATCGAAATGGCAGCAACACTGGAAGGAACAGTTGGGCAGCTGGTATGGTATGTTTATTCACGAAGCCCAATACCTGGAGCCTGTCATGCGCAATATTGAAACCTTCCTGGAAGATACCCAGGAAAATGTATCAGGTAAGGTTTTTGTAACACTGCACCCCTATCGTTTTGTGGTTCAGGGAATTGAATCAGCGCACGATCTGATGAACTCCTCTTTTGGAGAATACGGTGAAATCAACAAAAACTGGTCGGGCGAGGATGTGAAAGGATTTACGAAGATCCTGGCCAACCCGATGCAGATCTTTCAACATGTAAACCAGAAAAAATGATCGAAGCAGGCATTGTAGGAGGCAGCGGATATGTGGCCGGAGAACTCATCCGGTGCCTGGTCCGTCACCCGGAAGTCCATATCGATTTTGTGTACAGCCATTCCAGCCCCGGAAAGCAAGCTGCTACCATCCATGAAGACTTGTTTCCGTATCCTGAACTCGTCTTTACCGATCAGGTCAATCCCAACGTGGATGTGGTCTTTTTATGCCTGGGCCATGGGCATTCGTCAAAATTTCTGTCGGAAAATACCTTTTCGACAAAAACCAGGATCATCGACCTTAGTAACGATTTCAGGTTGCAGGCCGACGCCCGGTTTGAGGGGAAGGGATTTGTATACGGCCTCGTGGAGTTGAACAGAGAAAAGATCAAACAAGCCAGGTATATCGCCAACCCCGGGTGTTTTGCGACGGCTATCCAATTGGCATTATTACCATTGGCTTTTCACGGGTTATTGAATTACGAGGTGCATATTAATGCAATTACCGGTTCTACCGGAGCGGGGCAAAAGCCAACGGATACCACTCATTTCAGCTGGAGGAACAACAATCTGTCCATTTACAAGGCTTTTAACCACCAGCATCTTGGGGAGATTCGCGAGAGCCTGTTATGCCTGCAGGAAAATTTCAGCCATGATCTGAACTTTCTGCCTTATCGTGGTGATTTTACCCGCGGTATTTTTGCATCGGTTTATACCCAAAGTGATCTTTCCGGAGAAGCATTGAACGATCTGTATAAGGATTTTTACCGTAATGCCCTTTTTACAAAAGTGAGTGATACGGGCATCAATTTGAAACAAGTGGTCAACACAAATTACTGCCTGCTTCAGGTGGAAAAGATTGACGGGAAGGTGCTGATCACCTCTGTGATCGACAATTTACTGAAAGGCGCGGCCGGCCAGGCCATTCAAAACATGAATTTACAGTTCGGGATCGATGAGGGCACCGGACTGGATTTTAAACCCAACTATTTTTAGCCATGAGTTTATTTGATGTATATCCAAGATTTGACATCACCCTGACGCGGGGCAATGGTGTTTTCGTTTATGACGAGAAAGACCAGGAGTACCTTGACCTCTACGGCGGCCATGGGGTCATCTCCGTCGGCCACAGTCACCCGGAATATGTAAAAAAGGTAGGTCAACAGCTTGAAATCCTGGTGTTTTACTCCAATTCCATCAACATGCCCCTGCAGGATGCCCTGGCCGAAAAACTGGCGAAACAAAGCGGTTATCCTGACTATAATCTGTTTTTTTGCAACAGCGGGGCCGAGGCCAATGAAAATGCCATCAAGCTCGCTTCTTTCCATACCGGCAAAAGAAAAATAGTAGCCTTTAACGGCAGTTTCCACGGGCGTACTTCGGGCGCTTTGAATATTACCGATAATCTATCGCTCTCAGCGCCTTTGAATCGAGATAATTTTCCAGTGGAATTTATTGAACTGAATGAGGAAATTCAGTTGGTAAAGGCCCTGGAAGGAAATGATGTCGCGGCGGTCATCGTCGAGGGCATCCAGGGCGTCGGTGGGCTAGACATGCCAACGGATGATTATCTGCGCTTTCTCGAAAAAACCTGTAAGCAATACGGTGCTTTGCTCATCCTCGATGAGATCCAAAGCGGGTACGGGCGCAGCGGCAAATTCTTTGCCCACCAGTTCAGCGGCATCCGGGCCGATATCATTTCTGTGGCGAAAGGCATGGGTAATGGATTTCCCATTGCCGGGGTGTTGATCCACCCTGAGATCAAGGCTGCTTATGGCATGCTGGGTACTACCTTCGGAGGCAGTCACCTGGCTTGCGCTGCCGGATTGGCTGTGCTCGAAATCATTCAAAAAGAGAAATTGGAAGCCCATGTCAGCGAGGTGAGCCAAAGGGTCATTGAGGCCTTGAAGCAGGTGCCGGGCATTAAAAAGATCAAAGGTCGCGGGTTGATGTTGGGCGTAGAGTTTGATTATTCAGTCAAGGAGTTGCGCTCACGGTTGCTCTTTGAACACCGGATTTTTACCGGCTCGGCCTCCAATCCCAATTTGTTGAGAATACTACCTCCGCTGAATATCACTTTTGAAGAACTCAACGGTTTTATCACCGCACTTGAGGCGTTGTTAAGGAAATAAGGGATCAATTTCCATCAAATCTCTATGAATAATTATAAGTTGAAAAAATGCAAAAATTCATCAGTGTAAAAGATGCCGGCAACCTGGAATCATTGCTGAAACTGGCCCTTGAAGTCAAAGGAAATCCTTTTGGCTATAAAACCTATGGTGAAAATAAAACGCTGGGATTACTCTTTTTTAACCCGAGCCTGCGTACCCGGCTGAGTACCCAGAAAGCGGCCATGAATCTTGGGATGAATATCATGGTGATGAATTTCAGCCATGATGGATGGGCACTGGAGATGGCTGATGGTACCGTGATGGACCAGGGCAGCCAGGAGCATGTCAAGGAAGCGGCAGCGGTTATTTCCCAATATTGTGATATTTTGGGCATCAGGACTTTTGCCTCCCTCAAAGATCGGGAGGAGGATTACCAGGAGGAAGTGATCAATAAATTCATTCAAAATGCAACAGTTCCTGTCATTTCCCTCGAAAGCGCCACTTTGCACCCGCTCCAATCTTTTGCGGATTTGATTACCATTGAAACACTCAAGACCGTCAAAAGACCGAAAGTTGTTTTGACCTGGGCGCCTCATCCCAGGGCATTGCCCCAGGCGGTAGCCAATTCCTTTGCAGAATGGATGGCCCGCTCAGAAGTTGAGTTGGTGATAGCCAACCCGGAAGGATTTGACCTGTCCCCTGAGTTTACCAAGGGCGTTAAAGTATTACACCACCAGGAGGAAGCCCTGGCCGGTGCGGATTTTGTTTATACCAAAAACTGGTCTTCCTATGAAAATTACGGAAGCATAGGAAAAGGTTATAACCATTGGATGATGACCAATCAGAAAATGGATTTGACCCATAGCGGAAAATTCATGCATTGCCTTCCCGTCAGGAGAAATGTGGTGGTTGCCGATGAGGTGTTGGACGGCCCGGATTCCCTGGTTTTGGAACAAGCCAATAACAGAACTTTTGCCGCACAAACTGTTTTACTCAAAATGCTTCAGCATGGGAAATAAACTCCGCATCGTTAAAATAGGGGGCAACATCATCGATGATCCTCAAAAACTGGAAGATTTTTTGGTTGATTTTGCCCTGCTGACAGGACCAAAAATCCTGGTTCACGGAGGCGGGAAACTGGCTACTCAGCTCAGTAAAAAACTCGGGGTGGAAACCCAAATGGTTGACGGAAGAAGGATTACCACCTCTGAGGATCTGGATATTGTGGTCATGGTTTACGCCGGTTTGATCAATAAAAAAATAGTGGCCGGTTTACAGGGGAAAGGCTGCAACGCAATAGGCCTTTCCGGTGCCGACGCCGAATGCCTCCGGGCTTCAAAGCGACCGGTAAACCCCATAGATTTTGGTTGGGTAGGCGATATCGAATCGGTCAATGTACCTTCCATCCGGCTTTTTCTGGATGCAGGATTCACTCCCGTTTTTTGTGCCATAAGCCACGACAGCAAGGGCCATCTGCTGAATACCAATGCGGATACCATCGCTTCGGAGCTGGCCATAGGAATGAGCGGCCATTTTGAAACGGAGCTGATCTATTGTTTTGAAAAAAAAGGTGTACTCGAAAATGTGGAGGATGATGAATCGGTCATCCCGCACATCAATACGGCCCGTTACCGGGAACTGAAGGAAAGCGGCGCGATACACAAAGGCATGCTTCCCAAAATGGAAAATTGTTTTCATGCCCTGGAAAAAAAAGTTTACAGGGTGACCATCGGCAGCCCCGAAGTGCTTAAACCCGGGAACCGGTTGTTTACTACTTTAACGTTGTAATATGAATACGGACTTTTTATTTCCAAAGGCGGTGGAATTGCTCAAAGCATTGATCCGTACTCCTTCCTTTTCAGGGGAAGAAGACCAGACCGCCCTGCTGATCAGTCGGTGGCTGGAGGATTTCGGCATTCGCTTTCATCGTTCCGGGAATAATGTTTGGGCACTCAACCAACATTTTGATCCGCTAAAACCTTCAATACTCCTCAATTCTCATCACGATACCGTTAAGCCCAATCAAGCTTATACCAATGATCCTTTTGAAGCAAAAGTAGAAGACGGCAAACTTTTCGGACTGGGCAGCAATGATGCAGGGGGCTGCCTGGTGGCTTTGATGGCCCTTTTTGTGTATTTTTACGAACAAAAAGAGTTGAAATACAACCTCATCCTGGCGGCAACGGCAGAAGAAGAAAATTCAGGAGATCGTGGTATCCGAAGCCTATTGTCCGATCTGCCGGCCATCGATTTTGCAGTAGTGGGGGAGCCTACAGCAATGCAACTAGCCATTGCCGAAAAAGGACTGCTGGTGATTGACGGTTATGCGGAGGGCATATCAGGCCATGCCGCGCACGACAATACCGATAATGCCATTTACCGGGCGCTGGAAGATATTCAGTGGATCAGGAATTATCATTTTCCAAAAGTGTCCGAAACATTAGGGAAAGTAAAGATGAGTGTCACTCAGATCGATGCCGGTTCCCAGCATAACGTGGTTCCGGCAGCCTGTCATTTCGTGGTGGATGTTCGCGTGAATGAAGCCTATACCAATGAAGCCGTTTTCGAGGTGATTGATGCGCATACCCAAAGCAGGATGGTGGCCCGGTCTTTCCGGTTGAAGTCCTCCTCCATTCCTGTGGATCATCCCATTGTCCAGGCAGGGATTCGGTTGGGACGCAAAACTTATGGTTCTCCTACGCTTTCTGACCAGGCTAATTTGAACTGTCCTTCTTTAAAAATCGGGCCCGGCGTTTCGTCCCGTTCCCACAGCGCCAATGAATTTATCTATTTGGCAGAAATCAGGGAAGGTATCGAAGGGTATATAAAAATATTTGATCAGATTTTATAAAAAAATAACCGCATGAAACTTTGGGATAAAGGGTATACTACGGATAATATTGTAGAGCGATTTACCGTAGGAAAAGACCGGGTGCTGGATTTGAAGCTGGCCCCGTATGATGTACAGGGAAATGTCGCTCATGCCAAAATGCTTCACCACATCGGAATATTGAATGAAGCAGAACTCAACGATATACTCAAAGGCCTGGCCGAGATTGGTCAGACGATCGAGGACGGGACCTTCACCATCGAAGACGAGTTTGAGGATGTGCACAGCAAGATCGAATTTGAGCTGGTGAAAAGGATAGGAGAAGCCGGCAAAAAAATCCATACCGCCCGTTCCCGAAACGATCAGGTGCTGGTGGATATGCACCTGTATGTCAAAGATGAATTATGGCATATAAAAGCCCTGGTGCGCATCCTTTTTGAAAGATTGATCGGGTTGAGCGAGCAGCACAAAGATGTGCTCATGCCCGGTTATACGCACACACAGGTGGCTATGCCTTCCTCGTTCGGCTTGTGGTTTGCCGCTTATGCGGAAAGTCTCATCGATGATCTCATTTTGCTGAACGCGGCCTTTAAGATCAGTGATCAAAATCCATTGGGTTCTGCAGCGGGCTTTGGCTCTTCTTTTCCTATCAACAGGACCATGACGACGGAACTCCTTGGGTTTGAAACCATGAAATACAATGTGGTGGCCGCCCAGATGAGCCGGGGGAAGCTTGAAAAAACGACCGCTTACGCACTGTCTTCAGTGGCGGGAACCCTTTCGAAACTGGCGACTGACGTATGTCTGTACATGAACCAGAATTTTAATTTCATAGGATTTCCGAAAGAGCTGACTACCGGTTCCAGCATAATGCCTCATAAACAAAACCCCGATGTGTTTGAGTTGATCAGGGCAAAAAGCAATAAGATCCAGAACCTGCCTTCGGAGATTATGATGATCACGAATAATCTTATCAGCGGGTATCACCGTGATTTTCAACTGCTCAAAGAGAACTTCATGGAAGCCATTGATGCGTTGAAAGACAATCTTGAAGTGACAGAATTCATGCTTCGGCACATACAGGTCAAAGAGGATATTATGGAGAAAGACATTTACGATTACCTGTACAGCGTTGAAGAGGTCAATAAACTGGTGATGGCAGGGATAACCTTCAGGGATGCCTACAAAATAGTGGGTCGCGACATCCTGGGAGGTGACTTTAAACCTGATAAAACGGTTTCCCATACGCACGAGGGGAGTATTGGACATTTGTGTTTGAACGAGATAAAAATTAAATTTGAGAAAAACTTTCAATAGTTCAATCAATTAAAACCAAACCCATGCACCAGCGTATCCATCGAAACATTCGTCGCCTAAAGGATCAGATCCATGAAATTCCGGTAGAACAACTCACCTTCAAACCGACTCCGGAAAAATGGTCCAGGAAGGAGATATTGGGTCACCTGATCGATTCGGCATTGAATAACCTGAAGCGGTTTTTATCCATTTTGCATTCCTATAAAAACTACGATGTCAGGCCCTACGATCAGGATTACCTGGTTAAGGTCAATCAGTACCAGGCGGCTGATATCGATCACCTGGTGAATCTTTGGCAATCGCTGAATCAGCAGATCAGTAACATTGTGAAAGAAATTCCGGTCAAAAAACTGGAGCAGGACGTTTTTGTCAATGAAACCGAAAAAGCGAGCTTTGAATGGCTGATCGGCAATTACATCGATCACATGGAGCACCACCTGGCGCAGATTTTGTCCGTGGAAGGTATTCCACCCAAATATTTCTTGACCACTGAAGAGGCTATATCGGCTCTGGAACAGTCGGCACCAAAACCCTTTGTCACCATGCTCCGACACGGTGAATTGGAAGTCGAATATTACAAACCTGAAAAAGTGGATAAACAGTTGCCGCACGATAAGGACGAATTGTACGTGATCGCCAGTGGTACGGGTGAGTTTGTCCGAGAAGAAGATCGCTATCCAATAAAGGAAAAGGACGTACTTTTTGTCAAAGCCGGACAGGCGCATCGTTTTGAAAATTTTACCGATGATTTTGCCACCTGGGTTATTTTTTACGGGTTAAAAAGGTGATCTGTTGATAGGTTTATTTTTTGATGGTATGATGCTGCGATATTTTTCATTCCAATCAGATTTCAACGCATTTCTTTGATATTTTTGTTGTACGCTTCCATTTCTGCGATTTTCTGCGTAATCTGCGAGCGTTATTTATGATTTTTATGCTGAAACTTCCTCATTGTAATAAGCATTAAAACAAAAAACGCAATATTTTTAGAGCAGATTTCCATTTTTATAATAAATTGATACCTGATCATGAGTTTGGAAAAAATCATCACCTTACATCCTGATGGCGGCAAGGGAGCTATATTGCCGCAGGATCTTTATGAGCAATTAAAAGAAGCCATTATTATGCCTTTCCTTTCCTACCCGGAGATCAGGGATGCCGATATTGAAGCGCATGCCTCTAAAAATATCGAAGGCGAGCTGGAAGGTAAAAAAGCCTGGTACATCGAAATAGTCAAACAGGATTTGCTTGCGAGAGATGCCCTGGAGTACGTACCCGGTGAAGAAGATAAAACCTTGCGACTTAAGATCCTCTTTTGCTAAAACCATATTCTCTTAAGGAAACAATTCAACAATTCAACAATGCGAGAATTCATCAATATAAATAATTGACTTCATTCATGTATTCTCTCATTCATGCATTCAAAAAAAACACCCATGGATTACGGCATTCTATCCCTTGTTCCCCCTGTAATTGCCATTATTCTGGCCATTTATACCCGGCAGGTTTTCGTCTCCCTGCTTTTTGGGATATGGCTCGGCTGGCTGGTCTTGACCGGATTACCACTGGAAGCAGGCTCGGGCTCTTTTAATCCCGGAGATATCGGATTTTTTGAAGGCTTATGGCGGGTAGTCCGCCCTTCGAATCTCTGGAAAGGTTCCATGAATACCATACAGGCGTTGGTGGATGTTTTTAAGGATGCCGGCAATACCCGAACCATCATGTTTTCAGCTTTAGTGGGCGCTTTGATCCTGTTCATCCAAAGGTCTGGAGGAGTGGAAGGATTTATTTTGCGCATCAACAGATTTTTGGAAAAATACGAAAAGAAACAATCAGGTAATAGCAGGGTGGTGGTACAGTTTTTGGCCTGGCTTACGGGACTGTTCATTTTTGTGGAGTCGAGTATTTCGGTGCTTACTGTTGGCGCCTTGTATCGCCCGGTATTTGACAAATTAAAGATATCGCGTGAAAAGCTGGCTTATATTGCCGATTCGAGTTCGGCTCCTTCTTCCATCATCTTGCCTTTCAATGGTTGGGGCGCCTTTATCATGGGGTTGCTGGCCACCGATTTTGTCAATCCCTTTGGCGTGATGATGACGGCCATGAAATACAATTTTTATCCATTCCTGGCGCTGTTAATGGTGCTGGTCATCATTTTTACGAAAAAAGATTTTGGTCCGATGGCCAAAGCGGAAAAGCGTGCCCGCGAGGAGGGTAAGTTGCTGGCCGACGGTGCCCAGCCAATGATTTCAGAGGAACTTACAGAAGTAAAAACCAAGGAAGGCGTTATTCCTCGGTCTAGGAATATGGTTTTTCCCATCGCTCTTATGGTGCTGATGATGCCTGTCATGCTGATTTACACCGGTTGGGGGGCCACCATGGAACACATGCCGGAAGCTTCGGTTTGGAGTAAGGTGTTTTTTGCCATTGGCAACGGTTCCGGTTCCACTTCTGTGTTGACTGCCGTATTGGTTTCCTTGATTTCCACCATGTTCTTTTACGGTGCTCAGGGCATCATGAAAATGAAAGAGATGGTGGATCTGACACTCAAGGGCATTGGCGGTTTGATCCCTCTGGCCCTTCTGATGCTTTTTGCGTTCGCCATCAGCAGCCTCTGTAAAAATGAATTGGGAACGGGTCAGTATGTGGCCAGTGTAGCGCAACAATGGTTGTCGCCTGCCCTGGTGCCTTTCCTGGTATTTGTGGTCAGTTGTTTCATCGCCTTCTCCACGGGAACCTCCTGGGGGACTTTTGCCATCATGATGGCCATAGCCGTCCCCATGGCCAAAGAGATGGACACTAATGTTTATATGGCCATCGCAGCCGTTATGGGCGGGGGTGTTTTCGGCGACCACTGCTCTCCCATTTCCGACACCACCATTCTATCATCCATGGCTTCCGCTTCGGATCACATCGATCATGTGCGGACACAGTTGCCCTATGCATTGGTCGTCGGAGGGGTTACGGCGATTTTTTACCTGGTGATTGGGTTCATTGCGCATGGGTAGTATTTAAATCGGGCGTTTGTGGATGGGGACAGTTCCAAATGGTTTCAGGTTGTTTCAAATGGTTCCAGATGGTCCCTGCACTGTGTGTACGTGGATCTCTCTTCGGTCGATTTCAGAGAGGGCTTTTAAATTCGGGGATTAACGGGTGAATCCTTGGCCGGGTTTGTTGATGATGTGCCCGGATTTGGGCAATAAGAGCGTATTGGATCCAGGCTGAAAGCCTGTCCCCGGGCGTCATCAGTCAGGCTGCCACCATCGGCATTTTTGGAATAGCTTTGGAGGCAGGGGAATATCGGAGAATGCCAAAAACCTTTACATTAGATAAGCCAATTAGTGATTTGTAAACGTGAATCATCAAGGAGGTCAAGCCTTCTGTTTTGGGAACGCAAATTTTTTTAACAAAAAATACCCGGTCTGGATAGTTTTGTGGAGGGAAACGGGGTTTTTTGATAAAAAAAGGTTATATTTATAAGGAGAAAATGAACGTAAAAAACATTGCGTAGCCGCCATAATTCGATTAGTACAAAATCTGTATAGTTTAAAGCTATCATTAATTTCATCCACTTACTTAGTGAGATGCCACCTCCAAAAAAAAAAAATTTAATTTATAAATTTTACGAAAATGGAAAATAACACTAAATCGATTATGGGATTAGCAGCCGTTTTACTTCTGTTTGCAATCGGCTGGGGTATTTACCAATCTTCTATCAAGCAGGAAAAAGTCCGCACTATTAAAAAGCTCGACACAAAAGTAGTTTTATTGGAAAATCAGAGAGATTCCCTGAAAATCAAGGTTGACAGTCTGGAGAAAATTTACGCACAGGTCTCGAAGGACTATGTGGTTTTGGAAAATGCCATTGACAATGCCAAAAAGGAAATTCGACAGAAAGAAGCGATGATCAGAAGCCTTAAAAAAGGTACTTCTGCTGAGATTGACAGCCTGACCAAAAAAGTGGAAGGAATGCTGTCTACTCAAAAGGGTCTACTTGTTACTATCGAAGAATTGGATGCAGAAAAATCGAGTCTTTTGACCAGGGTGAATGTGGCACGAGAGGAAATGAATAGCCTGAGTGCCCGGTTGGATCAAGAGATGTATAACTTGGACAAAGCCCAATTCAAAGGCACCTCTTTCCGGGCAGATATTGAGAAACGGAATGACAAGGTGACGGTAAAAGCCAGACAAGCACGAGAGGTTATCATTAGCTTTGAGCTTAACGATGTCCCGGAGCGTTTTCATGGCAATCAGCCAATTTACCTGGTTATCACCGACGAAAAAAGCACTCCGATAACCACCAATACGGCCACCAAAGCAACGGTTGAGATTAACGACAAAAAAATGGAATTGCTGGCTCAGGATGTCAAGGAATTGGATATAACAAAGGATCAAAGTATATCCTTCCATTATGAGCCGGATGACAAATTGGTAGCCGGTGTTTATACCGCTAACGTTTATGCTACGATTGGAATATTGGGTTCGGTGAGTTTTCAATTGAGGTAGCACTCTTTAGAGGAGGAGAAGGAAACCTTTAAAAAGAAATGGTATGAATTTTTTAGCTGAAATACAAGAAGTCCTCGCGATAGATGTGCGCATCGAGCAGAATAAATTTTATGTCCAACTGGAAGACGGACGGGAGATCGGCGTTCCATACAACTGGTTTTGGCTACTTAACCAGGCAACGGACGCTGAGCGAAAAGACTGGCGGTTTATAAGTGACAGATACGGCATCCATTGGGAAGTCATTGACGAAGACATCTCCATTGCCGGTATCATTAAAGGCCATAAAAATCAGGAACCTCCCAGGCCATGATGCAAAGGCTAAAGGACGAAAGGGAACAAGGACAGAAGGATAAATGGTTTACCTTATGATGGCCGGAATGATGAATGTTACGGATAGGGGCTAGGTCGGATAATTCTAAGTTCGCCGAAACCCTGCGGGTACTTAATAAATAAAAATAGTTCTTTATAAGCTAGATACTACTGATGCACATATTTTCTATCAGGATAGCATCAGATTAACTCTGTCATATTGTAATTGGCATAGGCGGGATATAAAAAAAGATTTGCATTGTACGTGTAGATAACTTATTTTTGCACGTAAATGAGATTGTTATGGATAAAAAGCTCACACTTAGTCTAAATGAAAGAGTGATCGAAAGGGCTAAGGTATACGCGCAAGATCACAAAATAAGCCTTTCAAGGTTAATAGAATCCTATTTAAGTTCATTGATAGAGAACAAGTCTGAAGAAATCGCCATCACGCCATTAGTGGAAAGTTTGAGTGGAGTGGTAAGCCTTTTAGATGAATTTGATAATAAGGATGATTATACTGACTATTTGCTAGAGAAATATAAATGAAAAAATTATTTATAGATACCAATATTGTTCTTGATCTACTTGGTAAACGAGAACCATTTTATGATAATGCAGCTAAATTATTTTCTCTAGCAGACAGGGGTAAAGTAAAGTTATATATTTCATCTTTGACAGTTGCTAATACTAACTATGTTTTATCTAAGCTCAAGTCTAAAAAAGAGGCGAGAGTTATTTTATTGAAGTTTAAGATACTGGTAGTTGTTCTTGAGTTAAATGACAAGATAGTTGAACTCTCATTAAATGATGATGATTTCAAAGATTTCGAAGATAGCCTTCAATATTATACAGCCTTGGAAAACGAAGCAGAAGTAATAATTACTAGAAACCTTAAGGACTTTAAAGCTTCAAAAATTCCTGTAATGACAGCAGGTCAGTATTTGAAAAAATAAAATTCGGCGAATTTTGCCTAGGACGTAAAGCTTCCCTTCGGTCAGCCTGCGCCTGGGCTTGAGTTCGATCTTCGATGGTCGAGGCTTGTAGCTTTGACCGGAATATACCTGTAAGGCTTGCAGCCTGTCTAAAGCCAGGTAAACCTGGGCCTTAGAAAATACACAACCCATGAAACAATCCCCGTCATTCCTGATTCACCACCACCTTCACATTTTCCAATACGATTTCCGATAATAACTCGAGGGCGCCCAATTCGAAGGCCTGATCGATGGCTTCCAGTTTTACCGTTCCCTTTTCTTTCGGTTTGTAATTTTTATAATCCTGGAACAGCACCCCATTCACTTCCCTTGGGTTAAAAGCCTCTCTAAAGCGCATTCCTCCTTCATCGGTATGGTATTCGTAAGCGAGGTAATCCATGCGGTAATTTTCGGTGTCGAACCAATAGACGAATACATCCTGGAAATCATCACCCCCGTTTTCCTGTTTAAAGGTGACCCTGATCTTGTGATATTCCTTTCCTTTCAATTTTAC
This sequence is a window from Lewinellaceae bacterium. Protein-coding genes within it:
- a CDS encoding N-acetyl-gamma-glutamyl-phosphate reductase, which gives rise to MIEAGIVGGSGYVAGELIRCLVRHPEVHIDFVYSHSSPGKQAATIHEDLFPYPELVFTDQVNPNVDVVFLCLGHGHSSKFLSENTFSTKTRIIDLSNDFRLQADARFEGKGFVYGLVELNREKIKQARYIANPGCFATAIQLALLPLAFHGLLNYEVHINAITGSTGAGQKPTDTTHFSWRNNNLSIYKAFNHQHLGEIRESLLCLQENFSHDLNFLPYRGDFTRGIFASVYTQSDLSGEALNDLYKDFYRNALFTKVSDTGINLKQVVNTNYCLLQVEKIDGKVLITSVIDNLLKGAAGQAIQNMNLQFGIDEGTGLDFKPNYF
- a CDS encoding M20 family metallo-hydrolase, with protein sequence MNTDFLFPKAVELLKALIRTPSFSGEEDQTALLISRWLEDFGIRFHRSGNNVWALNQHFDPLKPSILLNSHHDTVKPNQAYTNDPFEAKVEDGKLFGLGSNDAGGCLVALMALFVYFYEQKELKYNLILAATAEEENSGDRGIRSLLSDLPAIDFAVVGEPTAMQLAIAEKGLLVIDGYAEGISGHAAHDNTDNAIYRALEDIQWIRNYHFPKVSETLGKVKMSVTQIDAGSQHNVVPAACHFVVDVRVNEAYTNEAVFEVIDAHTQSRMVARSFRLKSSSIPVDHPIVQAGIRLGRKTYGSPTLSDQANLNCPSLKIGPGVSSRSHSANEFIYLAEIREGIEGYIKIFDQIL
- a CDS encoding aspartate aminotransferase family protein produces the protein MSLFDVYPRFDITLTRGNGVFVYDEKDQEYLDLYGGHGVISVGHSHPEYVKKVGQQLEILVFYSNSINMPLQDALAEKLAKQSGYPDYNLFFCNSGAEANENAIKLASFHTGKRKIVAFNGSFHGRTSGALNITDNLSLSAPLNRDNFPVEFIELNEEIQLVKALEGNDVAAVIVEGIQGVGGLDMPTDDYLRFLEKTCKQYGALLILDEIQSGYGRSGKFFAHQFSGIRADIISVAKGMGNGFPIAGVLIHPEIKAAYGMLGTTFGGSHLACAAGLAVLEIIQKEKLEAHVSEVSQRVIEALKQVPGIKKIKGRGLMLGVEFDYSVKELRSRLLFEHRIFTGSASNPNLLRILPPLNITFEELNGFITALEALLRK
- a CDS encoding N-acetylornithine carbamoyltransferase; amino-acid sequence: MQKFISVKDAGNLESLLKLALEVKGNPFGYKTYGENKTLGLLFFNPSLRTRLSTQKAAMNLGMNIMVMNFSHDGWALEMADGTVMDQGSQEHVKEAAAVISQYCDILGIRTFASLKDREEDYQEEVINKFIQNATVPVISLESATLHPLQSFADLITIETLKTVKRPKVVLTWAPHPRALPQAVANSFAEWMARSEVELVIANPEGFDLSPEFTKGVKVLHHQEEALAGADFVYTKNWSSYENYGSIGKGYNHWMMTNQKMDLTHSGKFMHCLPVRRNVVVADEVLDGPDSLVLEQANNRTFAAQTVLLKMLQHGK
- the argH gene encoding argininosuccinate lyase, with product MKLWDKGYTTDNIVERFTVGKDRVLDLKLAPYDVQGNVAHAKMLHHIGILNEAELNDILKGLAEIGQTIEDGTFTIEDEFEDVHSKIEFELVKRIGEAGKKIHTARSRNDQVLVDMHLYVKDELWHIKALVRILFERLIGLSEQHKDVLMPGYTHTQVAMPSSFGLWFAAYAESLIDDLILLNAAFKISDQNPLGSAAGFGSSFPINRTMTTELLGFETMKYNVVAAQMSRGKLEKTTAYALSSVAGTLSKLATDVCLYMNQNFNFIGFPKELTTGSSIMPHKQNPDVFELIRAKSNKIQNLPSEIMMITNNLISGYHRDFQLLKENFMEAIDALKDNLEVTEFMLRHIQVKEDIMEKDIYDYLYSVEEVNKLVMAGITFRDAYKIVGRDILGGDFKPDKTVSHTHEGSIGHLCLNEIKIKFEKNFQ
- a CDS encoding DinB family protein; its protein translation is MHQRIHRNIRRLKDQIHEIPVEQLTFKPTPEKWSRKEILGHLIDSALNNLKRFLSILHSYKNYDVRPYDQDYLVKVNQYQAADIDHLVNLWQSLNQQISNIVKEIPVKKLEQDVFVNETEKASFEWLIGNYIDHMEHHLAQILSVEGIPPKYFLTTEEAISALEQSAPKPFVTMLRHGELEVEYYKPEKVDKQLPHDKDELYVIASGTGEFVREEDRYPIKEKDVLFVKAGQAHRFENFTDDFATWVIFYGLKR
- the argB gene encoding acetylglutamate kinase, producing the protein MGNKLRIVKIGGNIIDDPQKLEDFLVDFALLTGPKILVHGGGKLATQLSKKLGVETQMVDGRRITTSEDLDIVVMVYAGLINKKIVAGLQGKGCNAIGLSGADAECLRASKRPVNPIDFGWVGDIESVNVPSIRLFLDAGFTPVFCAISHDSKGHLLNTNADTIASELAIGMSGHFETELIYCFEKKGVLENVEDDESVIPHINTARYRELKESGAIHKGMLPKMENCFHALEKKVYRVTIGSPEVLKPGNRLFTTLTL